attaaactaattgatataatcaattcaaaaattttaatatagtttatGTTTTCAACATAGTTTAGTTTTAATCTgagtaaaaacataaaaaacatgtaatacataaattacatttaaattaatataaaaattaatttaattcaaaattgaattaaatgaattgatataatcaatgcaaacaataattgaagtgatcatTTATCGCAGTACACATATatcaatattcatgataaaTCTTTCTTTTTTAGAAATGATATTTTGGCAGAAAATTACTATTGTTAGCAAAAActctgcttatatatatatatatatatatatatatatattcagacAATACACAATTCAATTCCAACCTAAGATTGGATGTCCAAAAAAAGTAAACAAAATTAATTGCACAAGTATTTTTATCTAATGCAGCACCTCTATATATCCTCCTTCAATCCCCATGCACTGACGTGTACCAGTAAGAATTACTGCTAAATCAACGTTAAACCATCAATTCTTTTTAGGAAAAATTCCCAACTTCTCTCTCCCCAATTTCTTTGCATGGTTCATTACTTCATTACATTGTACGTCGTTTTCTTTTCTTCGTCGCGGTGGAAAGGAGTCTGCCGATAATATATGCCCAGGTTTTATTGAAAATTTGGGCCAAATCCAAGCCAGGCTTCTTCCCTGATCTAAACAAAAGGAGTGCAAATATACATGGTATGCATGCCTTTGATCTTCTTTTGTACTCGTTCTTCAATAATCCATTTTCTCAATCGACTTCTCGTATTGGACATGTAAGTCTCGATGCCTAGCTACGTATATTATTTAAATCTAAATAAATGACAAATGAGATGAACTACACAATATGGAGATATATGGAAATATAAACTCTTTTGATTTCTCTGTTATTAATTTCTTGTTGGTTAATCTTTGGTCGGCCGGGGTCTTTTCTGGGATTTTGAtactttgataaatatttttatcaacATTCAACCAATGTTGaaatgtttttaatttgttCCCAATTTTGTTAATGTTACGATGTGTGTTTGATTGCAGGTCTAACTTGATATATTTCAAACCCGATGGGATCATTATCACATGATCATACGCCAATATCATCCACAGAATCCCAGCAAAAAACTTCTTCTGTTGCTGTTGAAAAACTCGAAAATTGCAAAGATTCGGGTAAAATATTAAGTCCatcttcctcttcttcttcatcatcttcacccGATTCCCCGTTAGTCGACGACCCTTTTGGAGACGATGATCTATTCACTCCAAGCATTGTCTCTTCACACGTTGATGCTCCCATCTCCGAAAATTCCAAGGAAACATCGAGTACCCAATCAGCAGTACCACCCAATGCTAATGCTGCATCATCAGTAACAGACGCCCCTCGGACACAAACAATGGAGCATAATCCCAACACTTGTTCATATAGAATCCCATCTCATGTATTCGCAAGAAACAAGTCATCGACACCCACGGATTGGAGCGTGGCTTCGAATGAATCGCTGTTCAGTATCCACATGGGTAATATGAGCTTTACTAACGACCATCTCTTTTGGAAATCCGGGGAGCTTCGCGCGGATCAGACGTCGACGTCTGGTCAGATGTTTAGTTACTCAGCGGCGCAGTGTGCGGGTGGCAAGGCGGGTGTTGATACCAGAAGTCGTGAGCTGGGAATAGCGGAGGCGATGATGAAAGAGGTGATCAGGGATTGCGAGAACCAGAAGAATGAAGAATCCTTGGCTCAGGCCAGATGTGTTTCTCATCGTTCTGAGGGAAGCAGGACAAGTACCAAATCTTTCGCATTTTGGACGTAAGTTTAAATTTCATTTAGCTATAGATTGAAGCTTTCGTTCATTGTTACGAGTGATTGACAGATCGTATGAATCATTTTGCTATACTTTAGAGCGACAGGAGACCGTGAAAAAGGTGTATCAATCGGTTCAGCTTGTTCCATAAAGAGCACAAGCGAAGAACAATCACGGCCTCATTCGCAACTGCTGACTACTACGAAAGATCAGTCACAGCCTTCGACGACAACAGGAGACGTTGCCGCTGCCGGAAACGTCTTGACGCGACCACGCTGGTTTCCCTGCGTGCCATGTTGGTCATTGTGTTAGTGTAGCTTCAAGAAAATGTGGAGGCCAATTTGGTTATAATGTCCCACCATATAGGCTGCAAGCAAGTCATGCTGTTCGAGAGCGGATCAGTTAAAACTCGACTTGAGTTTGATTTCACCGAGCTCGAGTTGAGTAGCTCGACCATGTATGGAGTCGAATTCGATTTTTAATAGTTTCTACTTAATTCGACGAGCTACTCGAGTAACAATATATTGCTTTTTTAGATGATATATAGTTTAAGGGTAGTTTTGTCGATATAATTACAACATTCAAACCTTAAAATTATGCTGCAAATATTTTCGAGTTTTTGAGCGCGAGCTCAAGTAACTCAATATTCTCACGAGTCGAACTCCTGTGAAATTGAATATACTCGATCGAGCTCGATCCTACAAAAGTTAAATCGAGTAGTAGTGTGATATTTGAGTTTGACTCGATCGGCTCGTGTGCATCTCTACATATAAGACAGTTGCACACATGTTATATCTAATTTCTAATCTGGTTTTGTAGTTTGACACCGATCTTGACATGGGAATAATATTGTGTTTAGAATGTGGCATCGAGTGTAAATCTCTCATGTAAATCAATCAAGGGATTAGCAATACTTAATTTAATATCTTCTCTTTGTGTGTTTTTTAGCATTTTGTTTATTCCCCAATAATTACTCTGCCTCTCTTTGGTATTTCAAAGTGTGACACGATAATTTTTGGAAGCATTGTCTACTTGACTCGTGaaatgaaattataaaattctaATTGTTATAGAACTTGAATAAAACGTGTTGTGAATTAAGTATATGGAGTTTTATCTTTCGCACCAAACGTAcaagtaatttaaataaaaagttGTCATAAAATTCTAATTATTATAGAAGTCGAATAAACGTGACGTGAAAATTGGTTCGGGCTTCGTATGCTGAGGTTTCGTGGTTGTAAGAAAGAATGTTGGGAGAGGAAAAAAGTATAtttgttataatttttagtATGTATATTGTTGGATCTGgatttctacacgcccaaacgcagcggaagatttaaaatttttattttattttgaaaaacaaaataatattgctttggacgttcgtatgatttaacaaattaaacatgcataggatgttagaaattatacctttgtgaattaatcacgtggacaccaaccgatccggtattaCAGATCCGGCTCTTGATGATTTCCTACAaactttcttcaaagaaatccttctatcaagtccacgactagatagtaTGTTCCTCTTTCAAATTGTACTAGAGAATGAGAAAGAAATTTTGCGTAGGAGAAAattttgagagacggctcaatatTTTCTCTGTTGAAAAAGGGTTGGCCGATTTTCTTTTCAAAAGTTGGTGGAGGCTCACGTAAGTGGTTTATTATGGTGGCTaggtttattgttttcaattattatttataataaaataataatctaattacataattaacattaatgggcttgatttaattaattggactagtccaactagtttaattaatttaattaaagcccattaaaactttaattatttattatgttggacttgtactcctacaagcccattaaacataatacccaccatatttaatttattaattaatcaactcaacttttgagcttaataaattaaatacattacaaattcaacatttgaatttattatttaaattataaattcaactccttgaatttttatcacctccaacatttaatatttaataaacccaacaattgagtttaataaattaaattctcaaatttcataaattcaactcctttaatttattttctcaaaatttaattatcataaattcaactccttgaatttactatataatataaattcaacttttgaatttattctctcaacgggaacaaacaatccagtacttgtgtgaccctcaatggttcagggatacagctagccgtgggttcacaactctttgtgattcaggacagaatcctttattcgggcttaccctagttagccccattcttttcatcaacaccttgatcaagaatgtcagaactcatttctgattgcacccatcggatcatggtaagagcgtctagtagcatcgccccatgatcccctaggtatcactgatagtgcctgtaagaaccagtcgattatgattaacgtacagtacagtcccttcatctcatatatctcgatcgaatctgcaaccattggttcatcgagggttgcatattaattcgataactatgtgataactataatagtggcatcgcgtgtactattttgagaactccttctctaacgtacatctcatactctggccagagattccatgcactattatttcattagatcacataggataattacacccgtaggtgagcggtgaatccccgactacaatgcactggctcctatatgtgtcgcaactgtacccaacctcgccacctgataactctcctggagtcggtaaacgagtcaaagcacatccctagcatatagagcctcagtgttgtcccgggtcgtaaggactaatggtgtacaatcataaccacggatttatcctctcgatgaatgataaccactggaaagtccgagggaaggttgttcggtataatcatcatatgactacacatctgcatgtttggacatctctatgcccttactaagaaacgcaGTATACAACAttacagatgctagtctcgagctcaagcgacctttatccatgttttaggcggctgaatcgactaggaacgaatttagatcatacagtatttacaaacgagtttcaacatcgaattacgattcatttgtattaaagtataatcaatgtctttatctatgtttgataacatgggtatacagataaataaataacaaaccatgaaataatgaattatattaaaataaagattgtttattacacttgagtcaataaaatccctagtcaacagttgacttgtagggcatctactctaacatataTAACATTAGCGGACAAGACTTTATGTTATAAATATGATTTAGATGAGATTTTGAAGTAAGTTTAACGATTGCATGGGAGTTTTAGGGAACGATTAAAATGTATTTGTAGGATCGATCAAGTGCTTAGAATGAATTCACTTAAAACACAATAAGAAAGTTTTTTCGATTAGTTTAGATGATTTGACAACTAAACTGACTATTCTCGAGTGTTTATATCAGTTTGCTAACATATAAGAGTGGAAGGAAGTTAGAACAAATCACAAAATACTATCATTTTATTACtagtttataaatatttttcaaatatattatatttatattaattaataattataatattttaataaaaatacttatttttataatataatttttaaataaacatgaatttttcaaaaaaatttaataaataaaaaataactttgaaaataaaattttgtacctaattaaaattaataatgttaatTGAACTTAAAACAATTCAGATTAAGAATAAATTAATTTGTTCGAAGTCCATTTACCAATTCAATAATTTATAAATAACGAAGAAAACAAAACCAAAGAATGCGAGTAAATTTAGTCTAAATTAAATTATGGCGCTGAGAAAACATAACCTCGCGCCAAATTCCGAATCCAAAATTTCAGTGAAAAAACTTTCGCTCCTAATATTCATCATATGTACAGCAAGATTTCCATTTTCTTCAGTATCCAATATCCATTTTTCTGAGTTTTCTAAGCAAATTCATACCTGGGTTTTCTTCCTTTTGCATTTTCCTGCGTGTAAATCTAGACTGAAGCTGAAGGAGGTGGAACAAAGATGGCCAAAACGGTGAGCCCAGATGCGATATCTACGATTCTTGCTAACCCATGTCCTGATTCTACGTCAGATTTGCCGGAAATTATCATACAAGTTGTCGATCTGAAGCCCACGGGGTCGAAATACATGTACGTTTTTTTGTGATTTCCCAGAATTTATTTGACGAAGAAAATGAAATTTATGTGATGGATGGACAGAGATATGCATTAAGTATCCGATTCATTTGCTGTTTTCATCGATTTTTCGTGTAAAATGACGTAAAGAAATTTGGTTGTCACTCGTCACTGTAGTAGTGTTACAAGATTCTTGAAATTTCTGAGTTCCGTTCGATGAATTTCATGAAATGTTTACGAAGCAATCATTTATGAGAGTTATATGTTGTGTTATACAAATATTTTGATGCTCGATTCGTCTTTTACACCTTGTTTTTAATTCAGGTTTATGGCGAGTGATGGTAAGCAGAAGGTGAGGGCACTGTTGCAGTCCACTTTATCATCGGAAGTAACCTCTGGGAACATTCAGAATTTGGGTCTCATTCGCATTCTTGATTACGCTCTGAACGACATCCCAACAAAGAACGAAAAGTAATTTTCTTTCTGATATCCTTAGTATGTTAAATCTTATTCGGCATATCTTAAACATGTACAACAACATGTGATATATTTTAGGTTCTTGATTGTATCAAAATGCGAGTCTGTATCTCCAGCGCTTGAGTCAGAGTACAAGTCAGAAGTGAAAACTGAGGAAACTGAGATGGTGTTGAAGCCTGAGCAGGAGATTCATGTCAAGAATGAAGCAAAGAGTGAGGGTACCGGCATTGTATTGAAGCCTAAGCAAGAAATTGTGGCTAAATCAGCTCATCAAATAGTTCAAGAACAACATGGAAAGTAAGTAGACGGTTTCATGATTTGCAAAAATAGAATGCATAAATACGCGATTAATGAAATTTTTGGGGATTTGATATCATGAGTTTCAACTTTTGAGTGTTTCAATCTTCTTACATGTGATTGATGGCAGTATGGCACCTGCTGCACGGTTGTCCATGACTCGGAGAATTCATCCGCTTGTGTCCTTGAATCCATATCAGGGTAATTGGACCATAAAGGTCCGTGTCACCAGCAAAGGAAACATGCGTTTCTACAAGAATGCTAGAGGAGAAGGTTGTGTGTTTAATGTAGAGTTGACAGATGAAGATGTAAGTGGACGGTTTGTGTTTTTAAGTGCGTCAAATATCAATCTTTGTCATCTGTTTCACGCTGACGGAGATGTTGAATTGCTTTGATATGGTCCAGGGAACGCAAATACAAGCAACAATGTTCAACGAGGCAGCCCGGAAGTTCTATGATAAGTTTCAGATGGGGAAGGTCTATTTTATATCGAAGGGCACATTGAAAGTTGCCAACAAGCAATTCAAAACTGTACAAAATGATTATGAAATGACCTTGAATGAAAATTCTGAAGTCGAGGAAGTCTTCAATGAGGCAGCTTTTATTCCTGAAACAAAATTCAATTTTGTCCCCATTGATGAACTAGGCCCATATGTCCATGGAAGAGAACTTGTGGGTAGGTGTTGCCTATACAATAACTCGATGGATCTTTCTCTTTATTTTGGAAACCTAGCCTGTAACCGACCTCTTTTCACAGATGTAATTGGTGTTGTCCAAGATG
This is a stretch of genomic DNA from Primulina eburnea isolate SZY01 chromosome 11, ASM2296580v1, whole genome shotgun sequence. It encodes these proteins:
- the LOC140804984 gene encoding uncharacterized protein, whose amino-acid sequence is MGSLSHDHTPISSTESQQKTSSVAVEKLENCKDSGKILSPSSSSSSSSSPDSPLVDDPFGDDDLFTPSIVSSHVDAPISENSKETSSTQSAVPPNANAASSVTDAPRTQTMEHNPNTCSYRIPSHVFARNKSSTPTDWSVASNESLFSIHMGNMSFTNDHLFWKSGELRADQTSTSGQMFSYSAAQCAGGKAGVDTRSRELGIAEAMMKEVIRDCENQKNEESLAQARCVSHRSEGSRTSTKSFAFWTATGDREKGVSIGSACSIKSTSEEQSRPHSQLLTTTKDQSQPSTTTGDVAAAGNVLTRPRWFPCVPCWSLC
- the LOC140804501 gene encoding replication protein A 70 kDa DNA-binding subunit B-like, with the translated sequence MAKTVSPDAISTILANPCPDSTSDLPEIIIQVVDLKPTGSKYMFMASDGKQKVRALLQSTLSSEVTSGNIQNLGLIRILDYALNDIPTKNEKFLIVSKCESVSPALESEYKSEVKTEETEMVLKPEQEIHVKNEAKSEGTGIVLKPKQEIVAKSAHQIVQEQHGNMAPAARLSMTRRIHPLVSLNPYQGNWTIKVRVTSKGNMRFYKNARGEGCVFNVELTDEDGTQIQATMFNEAARKFYDKFQMGKVYFISKGTLKVANKQFKTVQNDYEMTLNENSEVEEVFNEAAFIPETKFNFVPIDELGPYVHGRELVDVIGVVQDVSPTMSIRRKSNNESVPKRDITIADETKKTVVVSLWNDLATNVGQELLDIADKSPIVAIKSLKVGDFQGVSLSTLSKSVLVVNPATPEAKKLRSWFESEGKETPMASVGSGLSPSSKGGVRSMYSDRVSLAHITNNPSLGEDKPVFFCIKAYISTIKPDQAMWYRACKTCNKKVTEAVGSGYWCEGCQKNEEECSLRYIMGVKVSDASGEAYLSVFNEQAEMLLGCSADELNALKSQDEGSSYQMKLKEATWVPHLFRVSVTPHEYNNEKRQRITVKAVAPIDYVAESNHLLEEISKMKVSK